The Phormidium yuhuli AB48 DNA window CTGTGTCTCCGTCCATGGGGGGAACCGTTTAGGGAGCAATTCCCTCCTTGAATGTGTCGTTTATGGCAAGCTGACGGGGGCGGCGATCGCCGAAGATGTCCAATCCCGTAAACTCCCTGAGTTGGACGAACGGCCCTATATTGAGGCAGCACAACAACGCCTACAGAACCTGTGCGATCGCCAAGGGGAGTATCGTATCAACCAAGTCCGTCAACAACTTCAGGACACCATGAGCGAGTTTTGTGGCGTCTTCCGCAGTCAGGAGTTGATGCAGCGGGGCCTCGATGAACTCGGGGCGATCGCCCAACAGGTGCAACAGATCCACCTCGATGATAGCGGCACTCTCTGGAATACCGAACTCATCGAAGCCATGGAACTGGAGAACCTCCTGATTGTGGCCCAAACGATCCTCCATTCCGCCTTCAACCGCCGAGAAAGTCGTGGCGCTCATTTCCGGGAAGACTATCCCAGTCGCAATGACGGGGACTTCCTCCACCACACCCTGGCCTATCACTCCGCTGCTGGAGTGGATATTGTCCCCATGTCCGTCAATCTCAGCCTCTTTGAACCTCAAGAACGCAAGTATTAAGTCCGTCACGATGGCGAAAGGGCCTCGATGAGGCCCTTTCCCCTCGTCCGGGTGTAAGGTTAAACCTCCCCTCGGCGATCGCACAGCCAATAGGTCATCATCTCACCCCGTCCTTTAATGTCTAACAATCCCCGAGGTTCTAAGATATAACGCTCTCGTAACATCTCATAGGTTGTTTGCGTCACCTGGATGTTTCCCGCCTGGCCTTGAGACTCCATGCGGCTCGCCACATTCACCGTATCCCCCCATAAATCATAGGCAAATTTACGAATGCCAATCACCCCCGCCACCACCGGGCCTGTATTGATCCCAATCCGCAGTTGGAAGCCCAGATTATGTTCTCGGTTAAACTCATCAATCGCCCATTGCATTTCCAAAGCCATCTCAGCGATCGCCACTGCATGATCCTCCATCGGCATGGGTAATCCACCAGCCACCATATAAGCATCACCAATTGTTTTAATTTTTTCGAGCTGATAGGCTAACGCCAACTGGTCAAAGGTTGAGAAAATCTCATTTAAGATGGCCACCAACTTGGACGGGGGCATCTGGGCAGAGACCGTGGTAAAGTCCACCAAATCTGCAAACATGATCGTTGCTTCCTCGAACCGTTCCGCAATGGAAGTTTGGTCTTGTTTGAGTTGTTCAGCAATTTTACGCGGTAGTACATTTAATAGCAAACTTTCGGACTTCTCTTGCTCCACCCGTAGGGCTTCTTCCGCCAGTTTACGCTTTGTAATTTCTTGGACAGTCCCTTCATAGTAGAGAATACGCCCCTTATCATCCCTAACAGTTCGGGCATTTTCTGACGTCCAAATAATACTGCCATCTTTGCAATGGACTTGCAACTCAAACTCAACAATTGAACCTTCGTTTTCCAGGCGGCTAATAAACTCTAGACGACGATTGCTGTTAACATATAAATCCTGACTAACATCTTGAACATTGGCTTTTAAATCTTCTAAAGAGTCATAACCATACATCTGAATCAAAGCTGGATTAGCACTGACATATTGCCCTTGAGGAGTTGTTTGGTAAATTCCTTCTGCCGCATTTTCAAAAATACTACGATACTTTTCTTCAGCTTCTTGAAGAGCATTTAAAACCCGGCGACGCTCCGTGATGTTACGAGCAACCCAAATCACACAATTATCAGGTAAAGGAGATACCGTGGCTGCGAACCAAACCTCAGTCATTTCTCCATTACTTGGATCTTCAACTTCAAGATTGTACTCCAAGTTAACCGTTTGACCTCGATTTAAAGCGCGCTGAATATGGCTAACAAAAATACTCGCTTGAGTGGGAGGAAGAACCTCATAAACACTCTTCCCTGTACGGTCTTCTTTAGGGCTATAAAGTACCTCAGAATTGGTTGAGACAACCTTCACATAACGTCCTTGGGCATCAAAGACCGCGATAGTATCCGTCATCGCTTCAAATAGGGCCCGTAACTCCGCCTCTGATTTGCGTAAGGCTGCTTCAATTCGCTGACGTTCCCCAATTTCCAGCATCAGCCGTTCATTGGACTGACGTAGAGCTGCTGTCCGTTCTTCCACCCGACTTTCTAGCTCTTCATTGGCTTTCTGTAAGGCTGCCTCAGCTCGCTTGCGTTCCGTAATATCTTCAACCGTTCCCTCATAATAGAGGAGGTGATTTTCTTCATTATCCCAAGCTAAACGAGCATTCTCAGAAATCCAAACAATACTGCCATCTTGGCGATAAATTTCTTGTTCAAAACCAATCACTCGCCCCTGTTGGTGCAAAATTTCTAGAAACTGTTGCCGTTGTTGAATATCTACATAAAGGAGGCGATCGCCACAACTGAGATTGTTGATTAAACTTTGAGCTGACTCATAGCCATAAATCCGGGCTAAAGCAGGATTGGCATTGAGATACGTACCATTGGGAGAAATTTGATAAATTCCCTCCACGGCATTTTCAAACAAGTCACGATATTTAGCTTCCGCTTCCTGGAGTGCTTGTACCGCTCGATGACGTTCCGTGATGTCGATACCTACCGTAAACGCTGCACGACCTTCATCATATTTTTGGGCAGCAATGAGATAACTATGGGTTTGACCATAGACCTTAGCCGTAATTTCCTCACAACGCTCCGTCACCTCACTCGCAAAGAACTCTTCTAAGAATCCTTGAAAAAGATCACTGGTTTGTAAGAAGCCAATCTCTTGATCCACAAAAGCTTCCGGTGGCAGATTGTAGGTTTGGGCCAGATGACGATTCACCCCCAGATAGCGC harbors:
- a CDS encoding adenylate/guanylate cyclase domain-containing protein, which encodes MTFSPVQRRNVMRDEDKSKEQLIQELAHLRQRVEALETRQQEVQPEPELSLLTDGTLQLQLEERTAALVEANDQLIAEIVKHTRAEQALRSAKDQLEAVLDAVPGVVSWISRDLRYLGVNRQLAQMFEAEPENFVGKDIGFLRASHDFQDFMKSFFESNADDATCEVLTRVHGELRDFLIVAQKYDGDRAAFTVGIDITERRQAENDLRAARDQLQAILEAVPGMVSWISCDLRYLGVNRHLAQTYNLPPEAFVDQEIGFLQTSDLFQGFLEEFFASEVTERCEEITAKVYGQTHSYLIAAQKYDEGRAAFTVGIDITERHRAVQALQEAEAKYRDLFENAVEGIYQISPNGTYLNANPALARIYGYESAQSLINNLSCGDRLLYVDIQQRQQFLEILHQQGRVIGFEQEIYRQDGSIVWISENARLAWDNEENHLLYYEGTVEDITERKRAEAALQKANEELESRVEERTAALRQSNERLMLEIGERQRIEAALRKSEAELRALFEAMTDTIAVFDAQGRYVKVVSTNSEVLYSPKEDRTGKSVYEVLPPTQASIFVSHIQRALNRGQTVNLEYNLEVEDPSNGEMTEVWFAATVSPLPDNCVIWVARNITERRRVLNALQEAEEKYRSIFENAAEGIYQTTPQGQYVSANPALIQMYGYDSLEDLKANVQDVSQDLYVNSNRRLEFISRLENEGSIVEFELQVHCKDGSIIWTSENARTVRDDKGRILYYEGTVQEITKRKLAEEALRVEQEKSESLLLNVLPRKIAEQLKQDQTSIAERFEEATIMFADLVDFTTVSAQMPPSKLVAILNEIFSTFDQLALAYQLEKIKTIGDAYMVAGGLPMPMEDHAVAIAEMALEMQWAIDEFNREHNLGFQLRIGINTGPVVAGVIGIRKFAYDLWGDTVNVASRMESQGQAGNIQVTQTTYEMLRERYILEPRGLLDIKGRGEMMTYWLCDRRGEV